A genomic stretch from Streptomyces sp. QL37 includes:
- a CDS encoding glucose-1-phosphate thymidylyltransferase encodes MKALVLSGGAGTRLRPITHTSAKQLVPVANKPVLFYGLEAIAEAGITDVGIIVGDTAPEIREAVGDGSALGVDVTYIPQDEPRGLAHAVLIARDFLGDDDFVMYLGDNFIVGGISGLVEEFRAERPEAQILLTKVPNPTAFGVAELDDEGRVASLEEKPKEPKSDLALVGVYLFTPAVHEAVRSIEPSWRGELEITHAIQWLIDQRRDVRSTTISGYWKDTGNVTDMLEVNRSVLETLKPSTEGTVDESSEIIGRVRIEPGARVTSSRIVGPVIIGADTVISDSYVGPFTSVSEGCRIEDSEIEYSIVLRGASISGVRRVEASLIGRDVEVTPAPRNPSAHRLVLGDHSKVQISS; translated from the coding sequence GTGAAGGCTCTCGTACTCTCCGGCGGGGCGGGCACCCGCCTGCGCCCCATCACGCACACGTCGGCCAAGCAACTGGTTCCGGTGGCGAACAAGCCGGTCCTCTTCTACGGGCTGGAAGCCATCGCCGAGGCCGGGATCACCGACGTCGGCATCATCGTGGGCGACACGGCTCCGGAGATCCGGGAGGCCGTCGGCGACGGTTCCGCTCTGGGTGTCGACGTCACGTACATCCCGCAGGACGAACCGCGGGGCCTGGCACACGCGGTGCTCATCGCACGCGACTTCCTGGGTGACGACGACTTCGTCATGTACCTCGGCGACAACTTCATCGTCGGCGGCATCTCCGGACTCGTCGAGGAGTTCCGCGCGGAGCGCCCCGAGGCGCAGATCCTGCTGACGAAGGTGCCCAACCCGACCGCCTTCGGTGTCGCGGAACTCGACGACGAGGGCCGGGTCGCCTCGCTCGAGGAGAAGCCGAAGGAGCCGAAGAGCGACCTGGCGCTCGTCGGTGTCTATCTCTTCACCCCGGCCGTCCACGAAGCCGTGCGTTCGATCGAGCCCTCCTGGCGGGGCGAGCTGGAGATCACCCACGCCATCCAGTGGCTGATCGACCAGCGGCGCGACGTCCGCTCCACGACCATTTCCGGGTACTGGAAGGACACCGGCAACGTCACCGACATGCTGGAGGTCAACCGCTCCGTCCTGGAGACCCTGAAGCCTTCCACGGAGGGCACGGTCGACGAGAGCAGTGAGATCATCGGACGGGTGCGGATCGAGCCCGGGGCCCGTGTCACCAGCAGCCGCATCGTCGGCCCGGTGATCATCGGAGCCGACACGGTCATCAGCGACTCCTACGTCGGCCCGTTCACCTCGGTCTCGGAGGGCTGCCGCATCGAGGACAGCGAGATCGAGTACTCCATCGTCCTGCGCGGCGCGTCCATCTCCGGTGTGCGCCGCGTCGAGGCATCGCTCATCGGCCGGGACGTCGAAGTGACACCCGCGCCCCGTAATCCGTCCGCCCACCGACTCGTGCTCGGCGACCACAGCAAGGTGCAGATCTCTTCATGA
- a CDS encoding glycosyltransferase family A protein — translation MNVTHTPEVSVIVGAYNAMPYLVRCLESVEAQTIGARRIEIVAVDDGSTDGTGEYLEEFAARSEVPVRVVRQKNSGGPSGPRNVGLGMAGGRYVFFLDADDYLGDEALERMVEMADRAGTDVVLGKVVGVNRGAPKSMWSRTQERVDVHRSKVIYTLSAQKLFRRELLERIGLRFDEELRTGEDALFTMEAYLRGAGVSVISDYTCYYLVGREDGNHATKRGSYTLRFEAVEALMALIHRLEPAGPKRDLLMVRPFTVGLLQQFAPGILKQPESEQKHRMELAAPLMKSYWTDGVARRIKVGERLRLVCVAHGRLDLLADVLRFLQSREVPELVGSESGDKLFLAYPHFRDGEAGLRDADYEVTVPDWHGGRRVERPKRVPRAAPQPSTTRRVVRRVSRDLRRLRARLSVG, via the coding sequence GTGAACGTCACACATACTCCTGAGGTCAGTGTCATTGTCGGCGCGTACAACGCGATGCCCTACCTCGTCCGCTGCCTCGAGTCGGTGGAGGCACAGACGATCGGCGCCCGGCGCATCGAGATCGTCGCCGTGGACGACGGTTCGACCGACGGTACGGGGGAGTACCTGGAGGAGTTCGCGGCGCGGTCGGAAGTTCCCGTCCGAGTCGTCAGGCAGAAGAACTCAGGTGGCCCGAGCGGTCCGCGCAACGTGGGGCTCGGCATGGCGGGAGGCCGCTATGTCTTCTTCCTGGACGCGGACGACTACCTCGGTGACGAAGCCCTGGAACGCATGGTCGAGATGGCCGACCGGGCCGGTACCGACGTGGTGCTCGGCAAGGTGGTCGGCGTCAACAGGGGGGCGCCCAAGTCGATGTGGTCGCGGACCCAGGAGCGCGTCGACGTCCACCGTTCCAAGGTCATCTACACGCTGAGCGCACAGAAGCTGTTCCGGCGCGAGCTGCTGGAGCGCATCGGCCTGCGCTTCGACGAGGAGCTCAGGACGGGTGAGGACGCTCTCTTCACCATGGAGGCGTATCTGCGGGGAGCGGGCGTCTCGGTCATCTCCGATTACACCTGCTACTACCTCGTCGGCCGCGAGGACGGCAACCACGCCACCAAGAGGGGCAGCTACACGCTGCGCTTCGAAGCGGTGGAAGCCCTGATGGCGCTCATCCACCGACTGGAGCCGGCGGGTCCGAAGCGTGATCTCCTCATGGTGAGGCCCTTCACGGTCGGACTTCTCCAGCAGTTCGCCCCGGGCATCCTGAAGCAGCCGGAGAGCGAACAGAAACACCGGATGGAACTCGCGGCTCCACTGATGAAGTCGTACTGGACCGACGGTGTGGCCCGCCGGATCAAGGTGGGCGAGCGGTTGAGGCTGGTCTGCGTGGCGCACGGACGCCTCGACCTGCTGGCCGACGTACTGAGGTTTCTGCAGTCGCGAGAGGTTCCGGAGCTGGTCGGCTCGGAGAGCGGCGACAAACTCTTCCTCGCCTACCCGCACTTCCGCGACGGGGAAGCCGGGCTCCGTGACGCCGACTACGAGGTCACCGTGCCGGACTGGCATGGCGGCCGACGGGTCGAAAGACCGAAGAGGGTGCCGAGAGCCGCACCGCAGCCGTCCACGACGCGACGTGTCGTCCGGCGGGTGTCCAGGGACCTGCGGCGCTTGCGTGCGCGCCTGAGCGTGGGCTGA
- a CDS encoding bifunctional cytidylyltransferase/SDR family oxidoreductase, translated as MSEQYIAQVRTTAVVLAGGTGQRVGLSIPKQLLKIAGKAVIEHTLSIFQQAESIDDVIVLMAPGYVSDVEKIVAKAGLTKVIKVIEGGSTRNETTERAIAALGEGLADGEDRNVLFHDAVRPLLSQRVIKDCVEALDRYQAVDVAIPSADTIIVTRTHGEDGAFITDVPDRSRLRRGQTPQAFKLSTIRRAYEVASGDPNFQATDDCSVVLKYLPDVPIYVVAGDEYNMKVTQPVDVFIADKLFQLASTAVPQPTGEAGYRELLTGKTMVVFGGSYGIGADIAALAESFGAKVYALGRSTTGTHIENPEHVDDALSKAYAETGRIDYVVNTAGVLRIGKLAETDSATIQEALNVNYLAPVQIARASYKYLAETKGQLLLYTSSSYTRGRAEYSLYSSTKAAMVNLTQALSDEWAADGVRVNCVNPERTATPMRTKAFGEEPVGSLLSSEAVARTSVDVLLSEMTGHVIDVRQQDPTRGASEASGFEQALASVLDRQIDVP; from the coding sequence GTGTCTGAGCAGTACATAGCCCAAGTCCGCACCACGGCAGTCGTACTCGCCGGCGGTACCGGTCAGCGCGTGGGTCTGTCGATACCGAAGCAGCTGCTGAAGATCGCCGGCAAAGCCGTCATCGAGCACACTCTGAGCATCTTCCAGCAGGCCGAATCGATCGACGACGTCATCGTCCTGATGGCTCCGGGTTATGTCTCCGATGTCGAGAAGATCGTCGCGAAGGCCGGCCTGACCAAGGTCATCAAGGTGATCGAGGGCGGTTCGACCCGCAACGAGACCACCGAACGTGCCATCGCGGCACTCGGCGAGGGACTGGCCGACGGGGAGGACCGCAACGTACTTTTCCACGACGCCGTGCGTCCTCTGCTCTCCCAGCGGGTGATCAAGGACTGCGTCGAGGCCCTCGACCGCTACCAGGCGGTCGACGTCGCGATCCCGTCCGCCGACACCATCATCGTGACCCGCACCCACGGCGAGGACGGCGCGTTCATCACGGACGTACCCGACCGCTCCCGGCTGCGTCGCGGCCAGACGCCCCAGGCGTTCAAGCTGTCGACCATCCGGCGGGCCTACGAGGTCGCCTCGGGTGACCCCAACTTCCAGGCCACCGACGACTGTTCGGTGGTCCTGAAGTACCTGCCGGACGTGCCGATCTACGTCGTCGCGGGCGACGAGTACAACATGAAGGTCACCCAGCCGGTCGACGTCTTCATCGCGGACAAGCTGTTCCAGCTGGCCTCCACGGCCGTTCCGCAGCCGACGGGCGAGGCGGGCTACCGGGAACTGCTCACCGGCAAGACCATGGTGGTCTTCGGCGGGTCGTACGGCATCGGGGCCGACATCGCGGCGCTCGCGGAGTCGTTCGGCGCGAAGGTGTACGCCCTGGGGCGCTCCACCACGGGGACGCACATCGAGAACCCGGAACACGTCGACGACGCGCTCTCCAAGGCGTACGCGGAGACCGGGCGCATCGACTACGTGGTCAACACCGCCGGCGTGCTGCGCATCGGCAAGCTGGCCGAGACCGACAGTGCGACGATCCAGGAGGCGCTGAACGTCAACTACCTGGCGCCCGTCCAGATCGCCCGCGCCTCGTACAAGTACCTCGCGGAGACCAAGGGTCAGCTGCTGCTCTACACCTCCAGCAGCTACACCCGCGGCCGCGCCGAGTACAGCCTCTACTCCTCGACCAAGGCCGCCATGGTGAACCTCACCCAGGCGCTGTCGGACGAGTGGGCGGCGGACGGGGTCCGGGTGAACTGCGTCAATCCCGAGCGGACCGCGACGCCGATGCGGACCAAGGCGTTCGGTGAGGAGCCGGTGGGCTCGCTGCTCTCCTCCGAGGCCGTGGCCCGTACGTCCGTGGACGTCCTGCTGTCCGAGATGACCGGCCATGTGATCGACGTCCGCCAGCAGGACCCCACCCGGGGGGCGAGCGAGGCGTCCGGCTTCGAGCAGGCCCTGGCCTCCGTGCTGGACCGTCAGATCGATGTGCCATAA
- the obgE gene encoding GTPase ObgE yields the protein MTTFVDRVELHAAAGNGGHGVASVHREKFKPLGGPDGGNGGRGGDVILVVEQSVTTLLDYHHHPHRKATNGQPGAGDNRSGKDGQDLVLPVPDGTVVLDKAGNVLADLVGQGTTFVAGQGGRGGLGNAALASARRKAPGFALLGEPGESRDIVLELKTVADVALVGYPSAGKSSLISVLSAAKPKIADYPFTTLVPNLGVVTAGSTVYTIADVPGLIPGASQGKGLGLEFLRHVERCSVLVHVLDTATLESDRDPVSDLDMIEEELRLYGGLENRPRIVALNKVDIPDGQDLADMIRPDLEERGYRVFEVSAIAHKGLNELSYALAGIIAEARASKPKEESTRVVIRPKAVDDAGFTVTVEDDGIYRVRGEKPERWIRQTDFNNDEAVGYLADRLNRLGVEDELRKAGARAGDGVAIGAEDNAVVFDWEPTMAAGAEMLGRRGEDHRMEAPRPAAQRRRERESERDVAQREYEGFEPFSD from the coding sequence ATGACCACCTTCGTGGACCGCGTCGAGCTGCATGCCGCCGCGGGTAACGGAGGCCACGGCGTGGCCTCCGTACACCGTGAGAAGTTCAAGCCGCTCGGCGGTCCCGACGGGGGCAACGGCGGGCGCGGCGGCGATGTGATCCTCGTCGTCGAGCAGTCCGTGACCACGCTGCTGGACTACCACCACCACCCCCACCGCAAGGCCACGAACGGCCAGCCCGGCGCCGGTGACAACCGCTCCGGCAAGGACGGCCAGGACCTCGTGCTGCCGGTGCCGGACGGCACCGTCGTCCTCGACAAGGCCGGCAACGTCCTCGCCGACCTGGTCGGCCAGGGGACCACCTTCGTCGCGGGCCAGGGCGGCCGCGGCGGCCTCGGCAACGCCGCGCTGGCCTCCGCCCGCCGCAAGGCGCCCGGCTTCGCGCTGCTCGGAGAGCCGGGGGAGAGCCGGGACATCGTCCTGGAGCTCAAGACCGTCGCCGACGTCGCGCTGGTGGGCTACCCGAGCGCCGGCAAGTCCTCGCTGATCTCGGTGCTCTCCGCGGCCAAGCCGAAGATCGCGGACTACCCGTTCACGACCCTCGTCCCCAACCTGGGCGTCGTCACCGCCGGCTCGACCGTCTACACCATCGCCGACGTCCCGGGGCTCATTCCGGGCGCCAGCCAGGGCAAGGGCCTCGGCCTGGAGTTCCTGCGGCACGTCGAGCGCTGCTCCGTCCTGGTGCACGTCCTGGACACCGCGACCCTGGAGTCGGACCGCGACCCGGTCTCCGACCTCGACATGATCGAGGAGGAGCTGCGGCTGTACGGCGGCCTCGAGAACCGCCCGCGCATCGTCGCCCTCAACAAGGTCGACATCCCGGACGGCCAGGACCTCGCCGACATGATCCGCCCCGACCTGGAGGAGCGCGGCTACCGCGTCTTCGAGGTCTCGGCCATCGCGCACAAGGGCCTCAACGAGCTCTCGTACGCCCTCGCCGGGATCATCGCCGAGGCGCGGGCCAGCAAGCCGAAGGAGGAGTCGACGCGGGTCGTCATCCGCCCCAAGGCGGTCGACGACGCCGGCTTCACCGTGACGGTGGAGGACGACGGCATCTACCGCGTGCGCGGCGAGAAGCCCGAGCGCTGGATCCGGCAGACCGACTTCAACAACGACGAGGCCGTCGGCTACCTCGCGGACCGGCTCAACCGGCTCGGCGTCGAGGACGAGCTGCGCAAGGCGGGCGCCCGGGCCGGCGACGGCGTGGCCATCGGTGCCGAGGACAACGCGGTCGTCTTCGACTGGGAGCCGACCATGGCCGCCGGGGCCGAGATGCTGGGCCGCCGTGGTGAGGACCACCGCATGGAGGCTCCGCGCCCCGCCGCGCAGCGCCGCCGCGAGCGCGAGTCCGAGCGCGACGTCGCGCAGCGCGAGTACGAGGGGTTCGAGCCCTTCAGCGACTGA
- the rpmA gene encoding 50S ribosomal protein L27: MAHKKGASSTRNGRDSNAQRLGVKRFGGQAVNAGEILVRQRGTHFHPGTGVGRGGDDTLFALTAGAVEFGTHRGRKVVNIVPVAA, translated from the coding sequence ATGGCACACAAGAAGGGCGCATCGTCCACTCGGAACGGGCGCGATTCCAATGCTCAGCGGCTCGGCGTGAAGCGCTTCGGCGGTCAGGCCGTGAACGCCGGTGAGATCCTGGTCCGCCAGCGCGGCACCCACTTCCACCCGGGCACGGGCGTCGGCCGTGGCGGCGACGACACGCTGTTCGCGCTGACCGCCGGTGCGGTGGAGTTCGGTACGCACCGTGGCCGCAAGGTCGTGAACATCGTTCCCGTCGCTGCCTGA
- the rplU gene encoding 50S ribosomal protein L21: protein MYAIVRSGGRQHKVAVGDIVEVDKISTAKVGDTVELSTLLVVDGDAVTSDPWVLDGIKVQAEIVDHHKGAKIDILRYKNKTGYRRRQGHRQQYTAIKVTGIPAAAK from the coding sequence GTGTACGCCATCGTGCGCAGCGGTGGTCGCCAGCACAAGGTTGCTGTCGGCGACATCGTTGAGGTTGACAAGATTTCCACCGCCAAGGTTGGCGACACGGTCGAGCTCTCGACCCTGCTCGTTGTCGACGGCGACGCCGTGACCAGCGACCCCTGGGTCCTGGACGGCATCAAGGTCCAGGCCGAGATCGTGGACCACCACAAGGGCGCGAAGATCGACATCCTTCGCTACAAGAACAAGACGGGTTACCGCCGTCGCCAGGGTCACCGCCAGCAGTACACGGCGATCAAGGTCACCGGTATCCCCGCGGCTGCGAAGTAA
- a CDS encoding Rne/Rng family ribonuclease, translating to MHEPNEPGNTGNPANAEDNNAPGDKLPPRRRRRAASRPAGPPSGAPGASAPEDVTPAIPAASAEQAEPAAEAAPPARARRRAVRKATAPAGAPQGAAEVVEPVAEAAAETTAAAPETPAVSAEPAAEAAPPARARRRAVRKATAPAGAPQGAVEPVAEPAAETTAAAEATAEEEAEEAPVVEAPRGRRRATRKATAPAGAPQSAEPAAQDIAAEPVKAPEPVAEAPAEPAEPAAPRGRTRRRASAPAGAPQGARTAEPPAAIVAEPAAEAAAEPARAEETAEASAAEAAPPARARRRASRKASAPAGSPQPVEEVAEAAAEKGEDLPAAVAEELASEAEQVEEAAPRGRQRRRATAAAGRPEFTAKTEEPARKGRRATRPAVAVFQAPVFAEPMFQTPETAAAAAAAAGSTPAYDESDEAEEQKSADRAPRKAESRQPAEAAAPAEAAESASQGGSRRRRRRRGEAVETEPAATPVTLPAEQAAPAAAPAEDEHEAEPETDAEHEGDDTDEYGDRPSRRRRRGGRRRRRGEANDADDAEQQDDAAADRSEDEQQAHDDEDEEEHESSSGSSSSRRRRRRRRRSGDAAGEDTGTGADDPERTVVKVREPRKKEAEREPGTGFDEVQSIKGSTRMEAKKQRRREGREQGRRRVPIITEAEFLARREAVERVMVVRQSGERTQIGVLEDNVLVEHYVNKEQATSYVGNVYLGKVQNVLPSMEAAFVDIGKGRNAVLYAGEVNFEALGMAHGPRRIETALKSGQSVLVQVTKDPIGHKGARLTSQVSLPGRYLVYVPEGSMTGISRKLPDTERARLKTILKKIVPEDAGVIVRTAAEGASEDELRRDVERLQGQWEEIQKKSKSTSSSNAPTLLYGEPDMTVRVVRDIFNEDFSKVIVSGDDAWDTIHGYVSHVAPDLTDRLSRWTSEVDVFATYRIDEQLMKALDRKVYLPSGGSLVIDKTEAMVVVDVNTGKFTGQGGNLEETVTKNNLEAAEEIVRQLRLRDLGGIVVVDFIDMVLESNRDLVLRRLLECLGRDRTKHQVAEVTSLGLVQMTRKRVGQGLLESFSETCVHCNGRGVIVHMEQPTAAGGGGGKRSKKRGRGGAGHDHEHGHDHEHEHEQSAETETEAEVAAEVAAPVALPEPEFVADEELYSSPAEAEAAASRGRGRRRATRKVTAPAGAPAPVAESAPAAPAAEEEQQPEPVAEAPAEAPAAPEAEAAPPARTRRRATRKATAPAGSPQQADVTPPVHPAEPAAEPVAVEDPVVEAAAAPAPAPSEKTAEPEAPAADEESAPAAPPRARRRVTRKVTTPAGPPAGAEEAAAVVVAGPDSDASDASGAEAAESEAPVKKTAARKTAKKATAKKAATKKTAAKTVAKKTAAKKTTTKKAAAKKTVAAEQSSPSVTASTDL from the coding sequence ATGCACGAGCCGAACGAACCCGGTAACACCGGAAACCCCGCGAACGCGGAGGACAACAACGCCCCCGGGGACAAGCTGCCGCCGCGCCGCAGGCGCCGCGCGGCTTCCCGCCCCGCCGGCCCGCCGTCGGGCGCGCCCGGCGCGTCCGCCCCCGAGGACGTCACGCCGGCCATACCGGCCGCTTCCGCCGAACAGGCCGAGCCCGCCGCCGAGGCCGCGCCGCCCGCGCGTGCCCGCCGTCGTGCGGTCCGTAAGGCGACCGCTCCGGCGGGTGCGCCGCAGGGCGCCGCCGAGGTCGTCGAGCCGGTCGCCGAGGCCGCCGCCGAGACGACGGCCGCCGCCCCCGAGACCCCGGCAGTGAGCGCCGAGCCCGCCGCCGAGGCCGCGCCGCCCGCGCGTGCCCGTCGTCGTGCGGTCCGTAAGGCGACCGCTCCGGCGGGTGCGCCGCAGGGCGCCGTCGAGCCGGTCGCCGAGCCCGCCGCCGAGACCACGGCCGCCGCCGAGGCCACGGCCGAGGAGGAGGCCGAAGAGGCCCCCGTCGTGGAGGCCCCCCGTGGCCGTCGCCGCGCCACCCGCAAGGCCACCGCTCCGGCCGGCGCCCCCCAGTCGGCCGAGCCCGCCGCGCAGGACATCGCGGCCGAGCCGGTGAAGGCCCCCGAGCCCGTCGCCGAGGCCCCCGCGGAGCCGGCCGAGCCCGCCGCGCCGCGAGGCCGTACCCGCCGTCGTGCGTCGGCCCCGGCCGGTGCGCCGCAGGGCGCCCGGACCGCCGAGCCCCCGGCCGCGATCGTGGCCGAGCCGGCTGCCGAGGCCGCCGCCGAACCCGCCCGCGCCGAGGAGACCGCCGAGGCGTCCGCCGCCGAGGCCGCGCCGCCCGCCCGCGCCCGCCGCCGTGCCTCCCGCAAGGCGTCCGCTCCGGCCGGATCCCCGCAGCCCGTCGAGGAGGTCGCCGAGGCGGCCGCCGAGAAGGGCGAGGACCTCCCCGCCGCAGTGGCCGAGGAGCTGGCCTCCGAGGCCGAGCAGGTCGAGGAGGCCGCGCCGCGCGGCCGCCAGCGCCGCCGCGCCACCGCCGCCGCCGGCCGCCCCGAGTTCACCGCGAAGACCGAGGAGCCCGCCCGCAAGGGACGCCGCGCGACGCGCCCGGCCGTGGCCGTCTTCCAGGCCCCGGTCTTCGCCGAGCCGATGTTCCAGACCCCGGAGACCGCGGCGGCCGCCGCTGCCGCCGCGGGTTCCACCCCGGCCTACGACGAGAGCGACGAGGCCGAGGAGCAGAAGAGCGCGGACCGCGCGCCGCGTAAGGCCGAGAGCAGGCAGCCCGCCGAGGCCGCCGCACCCGCCGAGGCCGCCGAGTCCGCGTCTCAGGGCGGTTCGCGCCGCCGTCGCCGCCGTCGTGGCGAGGCCGTCGAGACCGAGCCGGCCGCGACCCCGGTGACGCTTCCGGCCGAGCAGGCGGCTCCGGCCGCCGCCCCGGCCGAGGACGAGCACGAGGCCGAGCCCGAGACGGACGCCGAGCACGAGGGCGACGACACGGACGAGTACGGGGACCGCCCCTCGCGCCGTCGCCGCCGTGGTGGCCGACGCCGCCGTCGCGGTGAGGCCAACGACGCGGACGACGCGGAGCAGCAGGACGACGCCGCCGCGGACCGTTCCGAGGACGAGCAGCAGGCACACGACGACGAGGACGAGGAGGAGCACGAGTCCTCCTCCGGTTCCAGCAGCAGCCGTCGCCGCCGCCGTCGTCGCCGCCGCAGCGGGGACGCCGCCGGCGAGGACACGGGCACGGGCGCCGACGACCCGGAGCGCACGGTCGTCAAGGTCCGCGAGCCCCGTAAGAAGGAGGCCGAGCGCGAGCCCGGCACCGGCTTCGACGAGGTCCAGTCCATCAAGGGCTCGACCCGCATGGAGGCCAAGAAGCAGCGCCGCCGCGAGGGGCGCGAGCAGGGCCGCCGCCGCGTCCCGATCATCACCGAGGCCGAGTTCCTGGCCCGCCGTGAGGCAGTCGAGCGCGTCATGGTCGTCCGCCAGAGCGGCGAGCGCACCCAGATCGGCGTCCTCGAGGACAACGTGCTCGTCGAGCACTACGTCAACAAGGAGCAGGCCACCAGCTACGTCGGCAACGTCTACCTGGGCAAGGTGCAGAACGTCCTGCCGTCCATGGAGGCCGCCTTCGTCGACATCGGCAAGGGCCGCAACGCCGTCCTCTACGCGGGCGAGGTCAACTTCGAGGCGCTCGGCATGGCCCACGGGCCGCGCCGCATCGAGACCGCGCTCAAGTCCGGCCAGTCCGTCCTCGTCCAGGTGACGAAGGACCCGATCGGCCACAAGGGCGCCCGCCTGACCAGCCAGGTCTCGCTGCCCGGCCGGTACCTGGTCTACGTGCCCGAGGGCTCGATGACCGGCATCAGCCGCAAGCTGCCCGACACCGAGCGCGCCCGGCTGAAGACCATCCTCAAGAAGATCGTTCCCGAGGACGCGGGCGTCATCGTGCGCACCGCCGCCGAGGGCGCGAGCGAGGACGAGCTGCGCCGCGACGTCGAGCGGCTGCAGGGCCAGTGGGAAGAGATCCAGAAGAAGTCGAAGAGCACCAGCAGCTCCAACGCGCCGACGCTGCTCTACGGCGAGCCGGACATGACCGTCCGGGTCGTCCGCGACATCTTCAACGAGGACTTCTCGAAGGTGATCGTCAGCGGTGACGACGCCTGGGACACCATCCACGGCTACGTCTCGCACGTGGCACCGGACCTGACGGACCGCCTTTCGCGCTGGACCTCCGAGGTCGACGTCTTCGCGACGTACCGCATCGACGAGCAGCTGATGAAGGCGCTGGACCGCAAGGTCTATCTGCCGAGCGGCGGCTCGCTGGTGATCGACAAGACCGAGGCGATGGTCGTCGTCGACGTCAACACCGGCAAGTTCACCGGCCAGGGCGGAAACCTCGAGGAGACCGTCACCAAGAACAACCTGGAGGCGGCCGAGGAGATCGTCCGCCAGCTGCGGCTGCGCGACCTCGGCGGCATCGTCGTCGTCGACTTCATCGACATGGTGCTGGAGTCCAACCGGGACCTGGTGCTGCGGCGGCTCCTGGAGTGCCTGGGCCGCGACCGTACGAAGCACCAGGTCGCCGAGGTCACGTCGCTGGGTCTGGTCCAGATGACCCGTAAGCGGGTGGGCCAGGGTCTGCTGGAGTCCTTCTCCGAGACCTGCGTCCACTGCAACGGGCGCGGCGTGATCGTCCACATGGAGCAGCCCACGGCCGCCGGCGGCGGCGGTGGCAAGCGGTCCAAGAAGCGCGGCCGCGGCGGCGCGGGACACGACCACGAGCACGGCCATGACCACGAGCACGAGCACGAGCAGTCGGCCGAGACCGAGACCGAGGCCGAGGTGGCCGCCGAGGTCGCCGCCCCCGTGGCGCTCCCCGAGCCGGAGTTCGTCGCCGACGAGGAGCTGTACAGCAGCCCGGCCGAGGCCGAGGCGGCGGCGTCGCGCGGCCGTGGGCGCCGGCGTGCGACCCGTAAGGTCACGGCTCCGGCCGGCGCGCCCGCCCCGGTGGCCGAGTCCGCCCCGGCGGCTCCGGCGGCCGAGGAGGAGCAGCAGCCCGAGCCGGTGGCCGAGGCCCCGGCGGAGGCTCCCGCCGCCCCTGAGGCAGAGGCCGCACCTCCGGCGCGTACGCGTCGCAGGGCGACCCGGAAGGCGACCGCCCCGGCGGGCTCGCCCCAGCAGGCCGACGTGACGCCGCCGGTCCATCCGGCCGAGCCCGCGGCGGAGCCCGTCGCGGTCGAGGACCCGGTCGTCGAGGCCGCCGCGGCACCGGCGCCCGCCCCCTCGGAGAAGACGGCGGAGCCTGAGGCTCCGGCGGCTGACGAGGAGTCCGCTCCGGCCGCTCCGCCGCGCGCCCGTCGCCGGGTGACCCGCAAGGTCACCACTCCGGCGGGGCCGCCGGCCGGCGCCGAGGAGGCAGCGGCCGTCGTGGTCGCGGGTCCCGATTCCGACGCGTCCGACGCCTCCGGCGCCGAAGCGGCGGAATCGGAGGCGCCGGTCAAGAAGACCGCGGCGCGGAAGACCGCGAAGAAGGCCACGGCGAAGAAGGCGGCCACCAAGAAGACGGCCGCCAAGACGGTCGCGAAGAAGACCGCGGCGAAGAAGACGACGACGAAGAAGGCAGCGGCGAAGAAGACCGTCGCCGCCGAGCAGTCGTCGCCTTCCGTGACGGCCTCGACCGACCTCTAG
- a CDS encoding TIGR03936 family radical SAM-associated protein — MQRIRLRYTKRGRLRFTSHRDFQRAFERALRRSEVPMAYSAGFTPHPKVSYANAAPTGTGSEAEFLEIALTEARDPDTLRKLLDASMPEGLDVIDAVEARTSGLADRLTASVWEMRLDGVTVQDAEKAVAAFLGAETVEVQRRAKNGMRTFDARAAVAGLEALDPQPDRSGDRPCAILRLVVRHVTPAVRPDDVLSGLRAVADLAPPVPAAVTRLAQGLFDEESGTVTDPLAPDREAAPAVSTADPAAAATAPDGAGSA, encoded by the coding sequence GTGCAGCGCATCCGACTGCGCTACACCAAGCGGGGCCGCCTCCGGTTCACCAGTCACAGAGACTTCCAGCGTGCCTTCGAGCGGGCGCTGCGCCGCTCCGAGGTGCCGATGGCCTACTCGGCCGGCTTCACCCCGCACCCGAAGGTGTCGTACGCCAACGCCGCCCCCACGGGCACGGGCAGCGAGGCCGAATTCCTGGAGATCGCCCTCACCGAGGCGCGGGATCCGGACACTCTGCGCAAGCTGCTCGACGCGTCGATGCCCGAGGGCCTCGACGTCATCGACGCGGTGGAGGCCCGTACCTCGGGGCTCGCGGACCGGCTCACCGCCTCCGTATGGGAGATGCGGCTGGACGGGGTCACCGTTCAGGACGCCGAAAAGGCCGTCGCCGCCTTCCTGGGCGCGGAGACCGTGGAGGTCCAGCGCCGCGCGAAGAACGGCATGCGGACCTTCGACGCCCGTGCGGCGGTCGCCGGTCTGGAGGCTCTTGATCCACAGCCTGATAGGTCCGGGGACAGGCCCTGTGCGATACTGCGCCTGGTAGTGCGGCACGTGACACCTGCCGTGCGACCCGACGACGTCCTGTCCGGTCTCCGAGCTGTGGCCGACCTGGCGCCGCCGGTCCCCGCAGCGGTGACCAGGCTGGCGCAGGGGCTCTTCGACGAGGAGTCCGGCACGGTGACCGACCCGCTCGCGCCCGACCGCGAGGCAGCCCCGGCCGTTTCCACGGCCGATCCGGCAGCCGCCGCGACGGCGCCGGATGGTGCAGGTTCCGCGTAA